The proteins below come from a single Anaerolineae bacterium genomic window:
- the rpsS gene encoding 30S ribosomal protein S19 encodes MSRSLKKGPYVDLKLLRKIEEMNRTGERRVIKTWSRASTIFPQMVGHTIAVHDGRRHVPIYITENMVGHRLGEFAPTRLFRGHVVKEKGTRAR; translated from the coding sequence GTGTCTCGTTCGCTGAAGAAGGGACCCTATGTAGACCTGAAGCTGCTACGCAAAATTGAGGAGATGAACCGGACCGGTGAACGCCGGGTCATCAAGACATGGTCGCGCGCATCCACCATCTTCCCGCAGATGGTAGGGCATACCATCGCCGTACACGATGGCCGACGACATGTCCCTATTTACATCACCGAGAACATGGTAGGACATCGTCTGGGCGAGTTCGCGCCGACCCGACTGTTTCGCGGCCACGTGGTCAAGGAGAAGGGGACCCGAGCCCGTTAG
- the rplD gene encoding 50S ribosomal protein L4 has protein sequence MQLPLRNMAGEIIGQVELLDEIFAAPVNVAVMHQALVRQLANARLGTHDTKTRGEVNRTKAKWYRQKGTGRARHGSRNAPIFVGGGIAHGPHPRKYTQRLPRKMYRLALRSALSVKAAEDRIIVLDALQMERPRTKAMVAMLEALGVDGSALILLPEANKAVELSARNLPNVQTLRAGYLNVRDLLGHDYLIMPLGALDEIHRWLRVSPKQTEAMAA, from the coding sequence ATGCAGTTACCGTTGCGCAATATGGCGGGTGAGATCATCGGACAGGTGGAGCTCTTAGACGAGATCTTCGCCGCCCCTGTGAATGTGGCGGTGATGCATCAGGCTTTGGTGCGGCAATTGGCGAACGCACGCCTGGGCACTCACGATACCAAGACGCGCGGTGAAGTGAACCGGACGAAAGCGAAGTGGTATCGCCAAAAGGGGACCGGGCGCGCTCGGCACGGCAGCCGCAATGCACCCATTTTCGTGGGGGGTGGCATCGCTCATGGCCCCCATCCGCGGAAGTATACGCAACGGCTGCCGCGCAAAATGTATCGGCTAGCTCTGCGGTCAGCCCTGTCCGTCAAAGCGGCAGAAGATCGGATTATTGTCCTCGATGCTCTACAGATGGAGAGGCCGCGCACCAAAGCGATGGTGGCAATGCTCGAGGCGCTAGGAGTGGATGGAAGCGCTCTGATCTTGCTCCCTGAGGCGAATAAGGCTGTGGAGCTTTCCGCTCGCAACTTGCCAAATGTGCAAACGTTGCGGGCCGGATACCTGAATGTGCGGGATCTTCTGGGCCACGATTATCTGATCATGCCTTTGGGAGCCCTGGACGAGATCCACCGATGGCTGCGCGTCTCACCTAAGCAGACTGAGGCCATGGCCGCGTGA
- the rplC gene encoding 50S ribosomal protein L3: MKGILGRKLGMTQIFDETGAVIPVTIIEAGPCFVTQVRTPERDGYSAIQLGFEEVRPKRLTRGELGHLKKHNLPPLRILREIRVDDPSQYNEGQRITVDIFRPGEKVDVTGTSKGRGFQGGVKRHGFRGGPKTHGQSDRHRAPGAIGSGTKPGRVYKGTRMAGHMGNARVTVQNLQVVRVYPEQNLIAVRGAVPGPRNGLLIIREARKQG, encoded by the coding sequence ATGAAGGGCATTCTTGGTAGAAAGCTAGGCATGACCCAGATCTTCGATGAAACGGGTGCGGTGATCCCCGTCACCATCATCGAAGCTGGGCCATGTTTTGTCACCCAGGTGCGCACCCCTGAGCGTGATGGGTATAGCGCGATCCAGTTGGGCTTCGAGGAAGTTCGACCCAAGCGGCTGACCCGAGGGGAACTTGGCCATCTGAAGAAGCACAACCTGCCTCCCCTGCGGATTTTGCGAGAGATCCGTGTGGACGATCCCTCTCAGTACAATGAGGGACAGCGGATCACAGTAGACATTTTTCGGCCAGGGGAGAAGGTGGACGTGACGGGTACCTCCAAGGGGCGAGGGTTTCAGGGAGGTGTGAAGCGCCACGGTTTTCGAGGGGGCCCCAAGACCCATGGTCAGTCAGATCGGCATCGCGCCCCGGGCGCGATCGGATCGGGCACCAAGCCAGGGCGTGTATACAAAGGGACGCGGATGGCTGGACATATGGGGAATGCTCGCGTGACGGTCCAAAATCTTCAAGTCGTCCGGGTGTATCCCGAGCAGAACTTGATCGCGGTGCGCGGGGCGGTGCCTGGGCCGAGGAACGGGTTATTGATCATCCGTGAGGCGCGCAAGCAGGGCTAG
- the rplB gene encoding 50S ribosomal protein L2, translating to MGIRIYKPTSPGRRGMSVSTFEEITRTEPERSLLEPLKKSAGRNFRGKITVRHRGGGNKRMYRIIDFRRDKIGVPGRVESIEYDPNRTARIALIAYADGEKRYILAPQDLKVGDTVMSGPDAEIRPGNALPLANIPLGTMVHNVELYPGRGGQLARSAGAAAQLLAKEGDYAQLRLPSGEVRRVHLRCMATIGQVGNIDHANISLGKAGRKRWLGWRPTVRGSAMTPRDHPHGGGEGRSPIGMPGPKSPWGKPTLGYKTRRNKKTDKFIVRRRTAGR from the coding sequence ATGGGCATTAGGATTTACAAACCAACGTCGCCCGGGCGGCGTGGGATGTCGGTCTCCACGTTCGAGGAGATCACGCGCACAGAGCCTGAACGTTCGTTGCTGGAGCCCCTGAAGAAATCAGCGGGGCGGAACTTCCGTGGCAAGATCACCGTGCGCCATCGAGGCGGCGGCAACAAACGCATGTATCGTATCATCGACTTCCGCCGCGATAAGATCGGGGTGCCAGGGCGCGTGGAATCCATCGAGTACGATCCCAACCGTACTGCTCGCATCGCTCTCATTGCCTATGCCGATGGTGAGAAGCGATACATCCTGGCGCCGCAGGATTTGAAGGTGGGTGACACGGTAATGTCTGGCCCTGATGCCGAGATTCGGCCGGGCAACGCATTGCCGCTGGCGAACATTCCCTTGGGCACGATGGTGCACAATGTGGAGCTGTACCCAGGCCGGGGAGGACAGCTCGCCCGCTCAGCCGGCGCGGCCGCCCAACTGCTGGCTAAGGAGGGGGATTATGCTCAGCTGCGCCTCCCTAGCGGCGAGGTACGGCGGGTACACCTGCGATGTATGGCGACCATCGGTCAGGTGGGAAACATTGATCACGCAAACATCAGCCTAGGCAAGGCAGGACGCAAACGTTGGTTAGGTTGGCGTCCGACCGTGCGTGGCTCGGCGATGACCCCACGGGACCATCCCCACGGCGGCGGCGAAGGGCGATCACCCATTGGGATGCCCGGGCCCAAGAGCCCCTGGGGCAAGCCCACATTGGGGTATAAGACACGACGCAATAAGAAGACGGATAAATTTATCGTGCGACGTCGCACGGCCGGACGGTGA
- the rplW gene encoding 50S ribosomal protein L23 yields MHVYQVLRRPIVTEKSLDRLQPLRQYAFEVDIRANKLQIKQAVEAAFGVRVVRVNVMRMPAKVRRYGRRSVVKSPMWKKAIVTLAPGDSIQLFEGV; encoded by the coding sequence ATGCACGTATACCAGGTTTTGCGACGACCGATCGTCACTGAGAAATCGCTTGATAGGCTACAGCCGCTGCGTCAATATGCCTTTGAAGTAGATATCCGGGCCAATAAGCTCCAGATCAAGCAGGCCGTAGAAGCGGCTTTCGGGGTACGCGTCGTCCGAGTGAATGTCATGCGGATGCCGGCCAAAGTCCGACGATACGGACGTCGGTCCGTTGTGAAGAGTCCGATGTGGAAGAAGGCCATCGTGACTCTAGCGCCAGGTGACAGCATCCAGCTCTTTGAGGGCGTCTGA
- the rplV gene encoding 50S ribosomal protein L22, with amino-acid sequence MGLEVRAVAKYVGISPQKVRRVINLVRGKRPEDALALLQFIPQAAAKPVAKTIASAMANAEENFGLAREDLVIARITADQAPMRRWRRFGARGRFKPIVRRASHITVVLTEKESA; translated from the coding sequence ATGGGTTTGGAAGTTCGCGCAGTTGCCAAATACGTAGGGATCTCACCGCAAAAGGTGCGACGGGTGATCAACTTGGTGCGGGGAAAGCGACCCGAGGATGCGTTAGCCCTGCTCCAATTCATACCGCAGGCCGCGGCCAAACCGGTGGCTAAGACGATTGCCTCGGCTATGGCGAACGCTGAGGAGAATTTCGGTCTGGCTCGAGAGGACCTGGTCATTGCGCGCATCACCGCCGATCAGGCCCCAATGCGTCGTTGGCGACGCTTCGGCGCACGCGGTCGCTTTAAGCCCATCGTTCGCCGGGCTTCGCATATCACTGTAGTCCTGACGGAAAAGGAATCAGCTTGA